From one Geoalkalibacter halelectricus genomic stretch:
- a CDS encoding type II toxin-antitoxin system VapC family toxin encodes MQRFLLDTHVFLWWLADAPELGPHCRELLADQRNEVFVSAATTWEISIKKALGTLDAPEDMDSIVEDEGFAKLPISLYHGQLAGSLPALHRDPFDRMLVAQAQAEGLILMTSDTNIGLYNVRRRNPGE; translated from the coding sequence ATGCAGCGATTCCTCCTCGATACACATGTTTTTCTCTGGTGGCTGGCCGATGCACCGGAGCTTGGACCGCATTGCCGGGAACTCCTCGCCGACCAACGCAACGAGGTTTTTGTCAGTGCTGCCACGACGTGGGAGATATCCATCAAAAAAGCGCTCGGCACGCTGGACGCCCCGGAAGACATGGACTCCATTGTCGAAGATGAGGGCTTCGCCAAGCTGCCCATCAGTCTCTACCATGGCCAGCTCGCCGGGAGTCTCCCTGCACTTCACCGTGATCCGTTTGATCGTATGCTGGTCGCCCAAGCGCAGGCGGAGGGGCTTATTCTGATGACCTCCGACACGAATATCGGCTTGTACAATGTTCGTCGCCGGAATCCAGGAGAGTAG
- a CDS encoding roadblock/LC7 domain-containing protein encodes MFGPQSPFVMYDEELSSINAVIAKLLHESNSKVIFLVDKNGQLIASVGETAQLDTTSLASLTAGNIAATGGLAKLIGEKEFSILFHEGEKDNLHISIVGGRVILVVIFDQRSSLGLVRLRVKRASRELDQIFADLAQKTAEAEKSGGLTGPFAEITDDDIDNLFR; translated from the coding sequence ATGTTCGGACCTCAGTCGCCCTTTGTCATGTACGATGAGGAGCTTAGCAGCATCAACGCGGTCATCGCGAAGCTGCTGCACGAATCCAATTCCAAGGTTATTTTCCTGGTTGACAAAAATGGTCAGCTCATTGCGTCCGTCGGCGAAACCGCGCAGCTCGACACCACCAGCCTCGCCTCGCTGACCGCCGGCAACATCGCCGCCACCGGCGGCTTGGCCAAGCTCATCGGCGAGAAGGAATTCTCCATCCTTTTTCACGAAGGCGAGAAGGACAACCTGCACATCTCCATTGTTGGTGGTCGCGTCATTCTGGTGGTGATCTTCGATCAGCGTTCGTCCCTGGGGCTGGTGCGGCTGCGTGTCAAGCGGGCGAGCCGCGAACTCGATCAGATCTTCGCCGATCTGGCGCAGAAAACCGCCGAGGCGGAGAAAAGCGGCGGGTTGACCGGCCCCTTCGCCGAGATCACCGACGACGACATCGACAACCTTTTTCGCTAG
- a CDS encoding YbaB/EbfC family nucleoid-associated protein — protein sequence MAKGLGNIMKQAQMMQQKMARLQEELAERSVEASSGGGMVTAVANGKQQLVSLRIEKDVVDPDDIEMLQDLVLAAANEALKKSQEMMQEEMGKITGGFNIPGMF from the coding sequence ATGGCAAAGGGATTAGGCAACATCATGAAGCAGGCGCAAATGATGCAGCAGAAGATGGCGCGCCTGCAGGAAGAACTCGCCGAGCGCAGCGTCGAGGCCAGCTCCGGGGGGGGCATGGTCACCGCGGTGGCCAACGGCAAGCAGCAATTGGTGTCCCTGCGGATTGAAAAGGACGTGGTGGATCCCGACGACATCGAGATGTTGCAGGATCTGGTACTGGCCGCGGCCAACGAGGCGCTGAAAAAGAGCCAGGAGATGATGCAGGAGGAGATGGGCAAGATTACCGGCGGCTTCAATATTCCCGGCATGTTTTAA
- the dnaX gene encoding DNA polymerase III subunit gamma/tau, producing MSYLVLARKYRPQSFADLVGQEHVSRTLGNAIAGERVHHAFLFTGARGVGKTSAARIFAKSLNCEQGPGSSPCNVCPICREITSGTSVDVLEIDGASNTGVDDVRELRESIRYLPSRARYKIFIIDEVHMLSINAFNALLKTLEEPPPHAKFIFATTEPHKIPATILSRCQRFDFRKIALSQVVARLRDIVTQEAVAISDRSLALVARRGEGSMRDALSALDQVIAFCGEQVRDEEVQALFGQVDRRLLLDAVEAVLQRDGRRALEAVRRVDHLGHSFRQFCRELVEVFRSLTVLKVVDDPDGLLDATPEELAELRGLMADVGLEDLQRTLTLLLKTEAELPASTFPRLTLEMVLIRLAGLPPARDVAGLIRKLEDLERRLGGGQVGAAGSAAVPPAQPPAARVEPPSVNPPPRESDAERAAVRTATPPAPSAPAPAAASAGAPDKGWPGLVEKIRKKKPLLASILEHGSLLPPQLPRLEIAFAAGSFYFEQLKDAEKLEQLEALATEYFGEKVQLRVSLLDGDDPQAPPPLIEERRVQEQDYREQIRRQALEHPKVKAVLEVFGGEIKQVRPLDPTAGTESDGKDEG from the coding sequence ATGTCCTACCTGGTACTGGCCCGCAAGTATCGGCCCCAGAGCTTTGCCGACCTGGTGGGCCAGGAGCATGTCAGTCGCACCCTCGGCAACGCCATCGCCGGCGAGCGGGTGCATCACGCCTTTCTCTTCACCGGCGCGCGCGGGGTGGGCAAGACCTCCGCCGCGCGCATCTTCGCCAAATCCCTCAACTGTGAGCAAGGTCCGGGGTCCTCGCCCTGCAACGTCTGTCCCATCTGTCGGGAAATCACCTCCGGGACCAGCGTCGATGTTCTTGAAATCGACGGCGCCTCCAATACCGGCGTCGACGACGTGCGCGAACTGCGCGAGAGCATCCGCTACCTGCCGTCGCGGGCGCGCTACAAGATTTTCATTATTGATGAAGTGCACATGCTCTCCATCAACGCCTTCAACGCGCTGCTCAAAACCCTGGAGGAGCCGCCCCCCCACGCCAAGTTCATCTTCGCCACCACCGAGCCGCACAAGATTCCCGCCACGATTTTGTCGCGCTGCCAGCGCTTTGATTTTCGCAAAATCGCCCTGAGTCAGGTGGTTGCGCGGCTGCGCGACATCGTCACCCAGGAGGCGGTCGCTATCTCCGATCGATCTTTGGCTCTGGTGGCGCGGCGCGGCGAGGGCAGCATGCGCGACGCGCTCTCGGCCCTCGATCAGGTCATCGCCTTTTGCGGCGAGCAGGTGCGCGACGAGGAGGTCCAGGCCCTGTTCGGCCAGGTCGACCGGCGTTTGTTGCTCGACGCGGTCGAGGCGGTGTTGCAAAGAGACGGCCGCCGGGCGCTGGAAGCGGTGCGGCGGGTCGATCATCTGGGGCATTCCTTCCGGCAGTTCTGTCGCGAACTGGTGGAGGTGTTTCGCAGCCTCACCGTTCTTAAGGTGGTGGACGATCCGGACGGCCTGCTCGATGCGACGCCCGAGGAACTCGCAGAACTGCGGGGGCTGATGGCCGATGTGGGACTGGAGGACTTGCAGCGCACCCTGACGCTGCTGCTCAAGACCGAAGCAGAGCTGCCGGCCTCGACTTTTCCCCGGCTGACCCTGGAGATGGTGCTGATCCGCCTCGCCGGGCTGCCGCCGGCACGCGATGTGGCCGGGCTGATCCGCAAGCTCGAGGATCTGGAGCGGCGGCTGGGCGGCGGTCAGGTCGGCGCCGCCGGCAGCGCGGCCGTGCCGCCGGCTCAACCCCCTGCCGCGCGCGTCGAGCCGCCGTCGGTGAATCCGCCTCCCCGGGAGTCCGACGCCGAGAGGGCCGCCGTGCGCACCGCGACCCCGCCGGCCCCGTCCGCGCCGGCGCCTGCCGCGGCATCCGCGGGCGCGCCTGACAAGGGCTGGCCCGGGCTGGTGGAAAAAATCCGCAAGAAAAAACCCTTGCTTGCCAGCATCCTCGAGCACGGCAGCCTGCTGCCGCCCCAGTTGCCGCGCCTGGAGATCGCCTTTGCGGCCGGCTCCTTCTACTTCGAGCAGCTCAAGGACGCGGAGAAGCTCGAACAGCTTGAGGCGCTGGCCACGGAGTATTTCGGCGAGAAGGTGCAACTGCGGGTCAGCCTCCTGGACGGCGACGACCCGCAGGCGCCGCCGCCGCTCATCGAGGAGCGCCGGGTGCAGGAGCAGGATTATCGCGAGCAGATTCGCCGCCAGGCCCTGGAGCACCCCAAGGTCAAGGCGGTTCTGGAGGTTTTCGGCGGCGAGATCAAGCAGGTCAGGCCCCTGGATCCCACCGCGGGCACGGAGTCTGACGGCAAGGACGAAGGTTGA
- the nifJ gene encoding pyruvate:ferredoxin (flavodoxin) oxidoreductase, whose product MSKKMVTIDGNTAAAHVAHATNEVCAIYPITPSSVMGEICDAKSAVGQKNIWGTVPKVVELQSEGGAAGAVHGALQGGALTTTFTASQGLLLMIPNMYKIAGELSPTVFHVSARAIAAQGLSIFGDHSDVMSCRQTGWGMLASNNVQEVMDFACIAQAATLESRVPILHYFDGFRTSHEVQKVHELSNDDMKQMVDDELVRAHRARALSPDNPVLRGTAQNPDVYFQGRETVNKYYDAFPGILQGQMDKFAGITGRQYKLVDYVGAPDAERILVIMGSGADTVQELVEYLVTQGEKVGVLKIRMFNPFPVDGLVAALPKTVKSIAVMDRTKEPGSLGEPLYQLVRTAIGEAMADQKIQLKGYPVIVGGRYGLGSYEFSPGMAKAIFDNLAAAKPKNHFIVGIKDDVTNASLDYDPDYKVPHEGIYQAMFFGLGSDGTVGANKNSIKIIGETTDNNVQAYFVYDSKKAGTITTSHLRFGKKEIRAPYLVQTADFVACHNFAFLEKYDMLKNAKQNATFLLNSPFGKDEVWDKLPLEVQQRIIDKKLKVYVINAVDLGEKIGLGARINVIMQTAFFKISNIIPFALAEEQIKDAIVASYGKAGDKVINMNYAAVDAGANHIEEVKVPSKATSAIRMKAGLGKEAPDFVRNTLGAIIDGKGDQLPISAMPVDGTFPTDTAKWEKRNIAINIPVWDEELCIQCGICSFVCPHATIRMKIYDADKLQGAPKAFKAVDARGKGLEGKKFSLQVAPEDCTGCGSCVYNCPAKSKEDPNHKAINMQFQPPLREQEATNWDFFLSLPETDPALVNRATLKGTQLLKPLFEFSGACAGCGETPFIKLASQLFGDRMMIANATGCTSIYCGNLPTTPFTKRADGRGPTWSNSLFEDNAEFGYGMRLAVDKFNTYALELLDIIANCDCKACKGQDALFAAIKNADQSTQEGIEEQRGRVAKLKEILAQCPDADSQNLLSVADYLVQKSVWIVGGDGWAYDIGYGGLDHVLASGENVNVLVLDTEVYSNTGGQASKSTPLGAVAQFAAGGKRMPKKDLGLISMTYGNIYVAKVSLANPAQVVKAFLEADSYDGPSIIIAYSHCIAHGIAMDSGIENCKNAVNSGHWPLFRFDPRLATEGKNPLQLDSKETKISFEEYASAENRYRVLKKANPEASAMLMEKANRFTASRFDLYKKLAEMQTDWGAK is encoded by the coding sequence ATGTCGAAAAAGATGGTGACAATTGACGGAAACACCGCCGCGGCGCACGTGGCGCATGCCACCAACGAGGTGTGCGCGATCTATCCCATTACACCTTCATCGGTCATGGGTGAAATCTGCGACGCCAAGAGCGCGGTAGGCCAGAAAAACATCTGGGGCACGGTGCCCAAGGTCGTCGAGTTGCAGTCCGAAGGCGGTGCCGCCGGTGCCGTGCACGGCGCGCTGCAGGGTGGGGCGCTGACCACCACCTTCACCGCCTCGCAGGGCCTGCTGCTGATGATCCCCAACATGTACAAAATCGCCGGTGAACTCAGCCCCACGGTGTTTCACGTATCGGCGCGCGCCATCGCCGCGCAGGGGCTCTCCATCTTCGGCGATCACTCCGACGTCATGTCCTGCCGCCAGACCGGCTGGGGCATGCTCGCCTCCAACAACGTGCAGGAAGTCATGGACTTTGCCTGCATCGCCCAGGCCGCGACCCTGGAGTCGCGGGTGCCCATCCTGCACTACTTCGACGGTTTCCGTACCTCTCACGAAGTGCAGAAGGTCCATGAGCTCTCCAACGACGACATGAAGCAGATGGTCGATGATGAGCTGGTACGCGCCCACCGCGCCCGCGCTCTGTCCCCAGACAACCCGGTCCTGCGCGGCACCGCCCAGAACCCCGACGTCTACTTCCAGGGTCGCGAGACCGTCAACAAGTACTATGATGCTTTCCCCGGCATTCTGCAGGGGCAGATGGACAAGTTCGCCGGCATCACCGGCCGCCAGTACAAGTTGGTCGACTATGTGGGTGCCCCCGATGCCGAGCGCATCCTGGTGATCATGGGCTCGGGCGCCGACACGGTGCAGGAGCTGGTGGAATATCTGGTCACCCAGGGCGAGAAGGTCGGCGTGCTCAAGATCCGCATGTTCAATCCCTTCCCCGTCGATGGGTTGGTGGCCGCGCTGCCCAAAACCGTCAAGTCCATCGCCGTCATGGACCGCACCAAGGAACCCGGTTCCCTTGGTGAGCCGCTCTATCAGCTGGTGCGCACCGCCATCGGCGAAGCCATGGCCGACCAGAAGATTCAGCTCAAAGGCTATCCGGTTATCGTCGGCGGTCGCTACGGGCTGGGTTCCTACGAATTCTCCCCCGGCATGGCCAAGGCGATCTTCGACAACCTGGCCGCCGCCAAGCCCAAGAATCACTTCATCGTCGGCATCAAGGACGACGTCACCAACGCCAGCCTCGATTACGACCCCGACTACAAGGTGCCCCACGAAGGCATCTACCAGGCCATGTTCTTCGGCCTGGGTTCGGACGGCACCGTGGGCGCCAACAAGAACTCCATCAAGATCATCGGGGAGACCACCGACAACAACGTGCAAGCCTACTTCGTCTACGACTCCAAGAAGGCCGGCACCATCACCACCTCGCATCTTCGTTTCGGCAAGAAGGAAATCCGCGCCCCCTACCTGGTGCAGACCGCCGATTTTGTCGCCTGCCACAACTTTGCCTTTCTTGAGAAGTACGACATGCTCAAGAATGCCAAGCAGAATGCGACCTTCCTGCTCAACAGTCCCTTCGGCAAGGACGAAGTCTGGGACAAGCTCCCCCTTGAAGTGCAGCAGCGCATCATCGACAAGAAACTGAAAGTTTACGTCATCAACGCAGTGGATCTGGGTGAGAAGATCGGTCTTGGCGCCCGCATCAACGTCATCATGCAGACCGCCTTCTTCAAAATCTCCAACATCATTCCCTTCGCCCTGGCCGAGGAGCAGATCAAAGACGCTATCGTGGCCAGCTACGGCAAGGCCGGCGACAAGGTTATCAACATGAACTACGCGGCGGTTGATGCCGGCGCCAACCATATTGAGGAAGTCAAAGTTCCCTCCAAGGCGACCAGCGCCATCCGTATGAAGGCAGGTCTGGGCAAGGAGGCGCCCGATTTCGTGCGTAACACCCTCGGTGCCATCATCGACGGCAAGGGCGATCAACTGCCCATCTCCGCCATGCCCGTCGACGGCACCTTCCCCACCGACACCGCCAAGTGGGAGAAGCGCAACATCGCTATCAATATTCCGGTTTGGGACGAGGAACTTTGCATCCAGTGCGGCATCTGCTCCTTTGTCTGCCCGCACGCCACCATTCGCATGAAGATCTACGACGCCGACAAGCTGCAGGGCGCGCCCAAGGCGTTCAAGGCGGTGGATGCGCGCGGCAAGGGCCTGGAAGGCAAGAAGTTCAGCCTGCAGGTGGCGCCCGAGGATTGCACCGGTTGCGGCTCCTGCGTCTACAACTGCCCGGCCAAGAGCAAGGAAGATCCCAACCACAAGGCCATCAACATGCAGTTCCAGCCGCCCCTGCGCGAGCAGGAAGCGACAAACTGGGATTTCTTCCTGAGCCTGCCTGAAACCGATCCGGCTCTGGTCAATCGCGCCACCCTCAAGGGAACGCAGTTGCTCAAGCCGCTCTTCGAGTTCTCCGGCGCTTGCGCGGGCTGCGGAGAGACGCCCTTCATCAAGCTGGCAAGCCAGTTGTTCGGCGATCGTATGATGATCGCCAACGCCACGGGCTGTACCTCCATCTACTGCGGCAATCTGCCCACCACGCCCTTCACCAAGCGGGCCGACGGGCGCGGCCCCACCTGGAGCAACTCGCTGTTCGAGGACAACGCCGAGTTCGGTTACGGCATGCGTCTGGCGGTTGATAAGTTCAACACCTATGCCCTTGAGCTGCTCGATATCATCGCCAATTGCGACTGCAAGGCGTGCAAGGGCCAGGACGCGCTGTTCGCCGCCATCAAGAACGCCGATCAGTCGACCCAGGAAGGCATCGAGGAGCAGCGCGGCCGCGTGGCCAAGCTCAAGGAAATCCTTGCCCAGTGCCCCGATGCGGACTCCCAGAACCTGCTCTCGGTGGCCGACTATCTGGTGCAGAAGTCGGTGTGGATCGTCGGCGGCGACGGTTGGGCCTATGACATCGGTTACGGCGGCCTCGACCATGTTCTGGCTTCGGGTGAGAACGTCAACGTGCTGGTTCTCGACACCGAGGTGTACTCCAACACCGGCGGCCAGGCTTCCAAGTCGACTCCCTTGGGCGCCGTGGCGCAGTTCGCCGCCGGCGGCAAGCGCATGCCCAAGAAAGACCTCGGCCTGATCTCCATGACCTACGGCAACATCTACGTCGCCAAGGTCTCCCTGGCCAATCCGGCACAGGTCGTCAAGGCCTTCCTTGAGGCCGATTCCTACGATGGCCCGTCCATCATCATCGCTTACAGCCACTGCATCGCCCACGGCATCGCCATGGACAGCGGCATCGAGAACTGCAAAAATGCGGTCAATTCCGGGCACTGGCCCCTGTTCCGCTTCGATCCGCGCCTGGCGACCGAAGGCAAAAATCCCTTGCAGCTCGACAGCAAGGAAACCAAGATCTCCTTCGAGGAATATGCTTCGGCTGAAAACCGCTATCGCGTCCTCAAGAAGGCCAATCCGGAAGCCTCGGCCATGCTCATGGAAAAGGCCAACCGCTTCACCGCGAGCCGCTTCGATCTGTACAAGAAACTGGCGGAAATGCAGACCGACTGGGGTGCCAAGTAA
- a CDS encoding type II toxin-antitoxin system Phd/YefM family antitoxin, with protein sequence MKVNMHEAKSKLSALAEKVWEGETVVIAKAGKPYVDLLPHKEGRRPRKPGRFKGKIRIAEDFSQTPEDVIKAFEGEN encoded by the coding sequence ATGAAAGTCAATATGCACGAGGCGAAAAGCAAACTTTCGGCATTGGCGGAAAAGGTCTGGGAAGGGGAGACCGTCGTCATTGCCAAGGCGGGAAAGCCCTATGTCGATCTGTTGCCCCACAAGGAGGGGCGACGCCCGCGCAAACCCGGTCGGTTCAAAGGCAAGATTCGCATTGCTGAAGACTTTAGCCAGACACCGGAGGACGTCATCAAGGCCTTCGAGGGGGAAAATTAA
- a CDS encoding c-type cytochrome domain-containing protein encodes MKIRVLVCAVFLLAASAAQTVYASDAPLWKDVSAILEQRCILCHQGDYASGGLRLDSLEGVLSGSARGAVVVAGKPTESELVLQVRGERRPRMPMNGPPWLSDEEVERIEAWIAAGLPGEDSPAPAAPAAKEEKAPPVVSGPLTWAQVEPVFMAHCARCHSHEGIMGPAPEKFVVTSYDDILDSRERARIIPGQPGHSEVMRRLRGQSLPRMPLDGPPWLSDTEITLVEEWIAAGARDAFGTPASVPVGARVRLEGILSGLWALDGQPFVVDGATRRDGPLRPGQRVEVRGHIGADGAIRATRVRVR; translated from the coding sequence ATGAAGATCCGTGTTCTCGTCTGTGCCGTATTTCTGCTTGCCGCCAGCGCGGCGCAAACCGTGTATGCGTCGGACGCGCCCCTGTGGAAAGATGTTTCCGCGATCCTTGAGCAGCGCTGCATTCTCTGCCACCAGGGCGATTACGCCTCCGGAGGACTGCGTCTGGATAGCCTCGAAGGTGTGCTTTCCGGCAGCGCGCGCGGCGCGGTGGTGGTGGCGGGTAAGCCCACGGAGAGCGAACTGGTGCTGCAGGTGCGGGGCGAGCGCCGGCCGCGCATGCCGATGAACGGCCCGCCCTGGCTGAGCGACGAGGAAGTGGAGCGCATCGAAGCGTGGATTGCCGCCGGCCTGCCCGGCGAGGATTCACCGGCGCCGGCCGCGCCCGCGGCGAAAGAAGAAAAGGCGCCGCCGGTCGTCAGCGGCCCCCTCACCTGGGCACAGGTCGAGCCCGTCTTCATGGCGCACTGCGCCCGCTGTCACAGCCATGAGGGGATCATGGGTCCGGCTCCGGAGAAGTTTGTGGTCACCAGCTACGATGATATCCTCGACAGCCGCGAGCGCGCCCGAATCATCCCCGGCCAGCCCGGCCACAGCGAAGTGATGAGGCGCCTTCGCGGCCAATCCCTTCCGCGCATGCCCTTAGACGGCCCCCCTTGGCTGAGCGACACGGAAATCACCCTGGTTGAAGAGTGGATCGCCGCCGGCGCCAGGGATGCCTTCGGCACGCCGGCCTCCGTCCCCGTCGGCGCGCGTGTTCGCCTGGAGGGCATTCTCAGCGGCCTGTGGGCGTTGGACGGCCAGCCCTTTGTGGTCGATGGCGCCACCCGTCGCGACGGACCGCTTCGGCCCGGCCAAAGGGTCGAGGTGCGCGGCCATATCGGCGCAGATGGTGCCATTCGTGCCACCCGGGTGAGGGTGCGCTGA
- a CDS encoding EscU/YscU/HrcU family type III secretion system export apparatus switch protein encodes MTKKPFKKAAALHYDGSGGRAPVVVASGRGAVAERILEKAREAGVQVVEDPDLIEILAQVPVGEEIPEELYQAVAEILAFVYRMNERYKNVKNSQDHAGY; translated from the coding sequence ATGACAAAAAAGCCTTTCAAAAAAGCCGCGGCCCTGCACTACGACGGCTCCGGCGGGCGTGCTCCGGTGGTGGTGGCCAGCGGCCGCGGCGCGGTTGCGGAGCGCATTCTGGAGAAGGCGCGCGAGGCCGGCGTGCAGGTGGTCGAAGATCCCGATCTCATCGAGATTCTGGCCCAGGTTCCCGTGGGCGAGGAGATTCCCGAGGAACTCTACCAGGCGGTGGCAGAAATCCTGGCTTTCGTCTACCGGATGAACGAGCGATACAAGAACGTCAAGAATTCCCAGGATCACGCCGGGTATTGA
- a CDS encoding GGDEF domain-containing protein — translation MKTSALLLSPSPSELDLLAMAGAGSGLVEAALRCTSPEQLFDLLEKGRSDLILCGCGEQGPEALSWLKTLAKRESWREIPVVVFAAEDRLETRIAALELGACEVLSFTTPEPEIAARLRRRLQQREELRRLKKSREDLARVALTDGLTGLCNRAFFDASLESEAARSARTGAPYSLLLVDVDHFKWVNDTYGHQLGDTVLQAIARVLRQAARKSDMAFRYGGEEFALLLPDTDVPKAQVLAARIHHEIADLATAYKHFRQPLTVSIGISCCSGEKEVEPALIIEQADCALYAAKRKGRNRTEIFHFGHPDPRLSAAEAPSDLRM, via the coding sequence ATGAAAACTTCAGCCCTGCTTTTGTCTCCCAGCCCTTCCGAGCTCGACCTGCTGGCCATGGCCGGCGCCGGATCCGGCCTGGTTGAGGCCGCCCTGCGCTGCACCAGCCCTGAGCAGCTCTTTGACCTGCTGGAGAAAGGCCGTTCCGACCTGATTCTGTGCGGCTGCGGCGAGCAGGGACCTGAGGCGTTGTCGTGGCTCAAAACCCTGGCCAAGCGCGAATCCTGGCGTGAAATCCCCGTCGTGGTTTTCGCCGCTGAAGACCGGCTGGAAACGCGCATCGCGGCCCTGGAATTGGGCGCCTGCGAGGTGCTGAGCTTCACCACCCCGGAGCCTGAGATCGCCGCGCGCCTTCGGCGCCGCCTGCAGCAGCGCGAGGAGCTGAGACGACTGAAAAAATCCCGCGAGGATCTGGCCCGGGTGGCGCTCACCGACGGGCTCACCGGCCTGTGCAATCGCGCCTTTTTCGACGCCAGCCTCGAATCGGAGGCCGCGCGCAGCGCGCGCACCGGCGCGCCCTATTCTTTGCTGCTGGTGGACGTCGACCACTTCAAATGGGTCAACGATACCTACGGGCACCAACTGGGCGATACGGTACTGCAAGCCATCGCTCGCGTTTTGCGCCAGGCAGCGCGCAAGTCGGACATGGCCTTTCGCTACGGCGGCGAGGAATTCGCCCTGCTGCTGCCCGATACCGACGTTCCCAAGGCGCAGGTGCTCGCGGCGCGGATTCACCATGAAATCGCCGACCTCGCCACGGCCTACAAGCATTTCCGCCAGCCCCTCACGGTGAGCATCGGCATCAGTTGCTGCTCGGGCGAAAAGGAGGTCGAGCCGGCCCTGATCATCGAGCAGGCCGACTGCGCCCTGTATGCCGCCAAGCGCAAAGGCCGCAACCGCACCGAAATCTTTCATTTCGGCCATCCTGATCCGCGCCTGAGCGCGGCGGAGGCGCCTTCCGATCTGCGCATGTAA
- the recR gene encoding recombination mediator RecR: MLDSIPSFARLVAELSKLPGIGKKTAARLVFHILRRPQAEAEALAAALAEIKRKVRFCSRCFSLTEQDPCPLCLDPARDDRLMCVVEQPQDLIAIERSRSFRGRYHVLHGALSPLDGIGPEDLRLAELLARLEGVVEVVIATNFSVEGEATALYLADQLKKQGLRVTRLAYGIPMGSDLEFVDEATVNRAVEGRREL; encoded by the coding sequence ATGCTAGACTCCATCCCGTCTTTCGCGCGGCTGGTCGCTGAACTGTCGAAACTGCCCGGAATTGGGAAGAAAACGGCGGCGCGGCTGGTGTTTCATATTTTGCGTCGGCCGCAGGCCGAAGCCGAGGCCCTGGCTGCGGCGCTCGCGGAAATCAAGCGCAAGGTACGGTTTTGTTCACGCTGTTTCAGTCTGACCGAGCAGGACCCCTGTCCGCTGTGCCTTGATCCCGCGCGCGATGACCGTTTGATGTGCGTCGTGGAGCAGCCCCAGGATCTGATCGCCATCGAGCGCAGCCGCTCGTTTCGCGGTCGCTACCATGTCCTGCACGGCGCCCTTTCGCCCCTGGACGGCATCGGCCCGGAGGATTTGCGCCTGGCGGAGTTGCTCGCGCGCCTGGAAGGGGTCGTAGAGGTGGTCATCGCCACCAACTTCTCGGTGGAAGGCGAAGCCACCGCGCTCTATCTGGCCGATCAACTCAAGAAACAGGGTCTTCGCGTGACCCGCTTGGCCTACGGCATCCCCATGGGCAGTGACTTGGAGTTTGTCGACGAGGCCACCGTCAACCGCGCCGTCGAGGGCCGCCGCGAGCTATAA
- a CDS encoding GTP-binding protein has protein sequence MSFINYASREINCKIVYYGPGLCGKTANLQYVYQKTAPEAKGKMISLATETERTLFFDFLPLALGEIRGFKVRFHLYTVPGQVFYDASRKLILKGVDGVVFVADSQEERLDANIESLENLRYNLEEQGMALEKLPFVIQYNKRDLPNVSSLEELRSLLNPDAVPDFEACALSGEGVFETLKAVAKLILLDLQKGRR, from the coding sequence ATGTCCTTCATCAACTACGCCTCGCGCGAAATCAACTGCAAAATCGTCTATTACGGACCGGGGCTGTGCGGCAAGACCGCCAACCTGCAGTACGTCTACCAAAAGACCGCGCCCGAGGCCAAGGGCAAGATGATCAGCCTGGCCACGGAAACCGAGCGCACCCTTTTTTTTGATTTTCTGCCCTTGGCGCTGGGAGAAATTCGCGGTTTCAAGGTGCGCTTTCACCTCTACACCGTGCCCGGTCAGGTATTCTACGACGCCTCGCGCAAGCTCATTCTCAAGGGTGTGGATGGCGTGGTGTTTGTCGCCGATTCCCAGGAAGAGCGCCTCGACGCCAACATCGAGAGCCTGGAGAATCTGCGCTACAACCTGGAAGAGCAGGGCATGGCGCTGGAAAAACTGCCCTTCGTCATTCAATACAACAAGCGCGATCTGCCCAATGTCTCTTCCCTGGAAGAGTTGCGCAGCCTGCTCAATCCCGACGCCGTGCCCGACTTCGAGGCCTGCGCCCTAAGCGGCGAGGGAGTGTTTGAAACCCTTAAGGCGGTGGCCAAATTGATACTTCTCGATCTGCAGAAAGGCCGGCGCTGA